The region CCAGAAAatagaggagaagggaaaggggacaCTCCCTTGCCTTTTAAGAAGTCACATACAACACTTCTTCTTACATTTCACTGTCCTGAATTTAACTGCAAAGAAGACTGGGGAAAGTTCTGTTTTGACTTGGGCAGTTAAAAGGAGTTCCTTACCAAGTGGTGAATGAATATTAGGGAGGCAACCAGTGGTCTCCAATACAGTCCACCCTGGAGCCAGGGATGGGCCCCTATGTAACCTCTTTGTGACTGGCTCTTCCTTTCTAGTCCCAGCATGAACACCACCCCCATCCTCTGGGGCAGGTTCCCTTCCTGGCTGAGGCCCCAGAGCACTCTGGATACTCTCTAGCCTGACGGCATCTGATCACTTCTGACTCCTCCGTCAGCTGCAGATCCTTGTCACCTTCAGCTTGTGTCTTCACCTTGGGCACACAGCAGCACTCAGAGACTGAACGGATAAAAAGGGGCCACGCCTGAATCACAGGTGAAGACGTGGAATCTGTCAGTGGCTACCACGGTGTCACTGGCACGCGCTGTCACGGATGTGAAGTTGCAGCCCTGGCAAGGTTAAGTTGGTTCTCTCTGATTACCTAGTCCAGCATCTGAGGCCAAAGTCGGGAGggtggaatgggggtggggggaagaaaatcAGTAAGAGACAAAAACTCATTTATGTGTCAACATTTAATTTTAAGCTGATCTCACCCCCGAGGCGCTGACCACCCACCATGGCTGATTCCCACTATGTGGGGCTGTGTGACGCAGTCCCAGAGGCTCCGGACTACCACTCCGTGTCCACCAGATTCCAGAGATAGTCGCTGATGAACTTCTTAGAGAGCTGGGTGCTGTCCAGGTGGATGGGCTGGGCAACGCTGGGGCCATGGTGGACTGAGAGCACGGGTGTAAGGAAAGCCAGCATGCACTGCCCTCCCCTTCAGCCCCATGACGAAAGGATACTGCCTTTCAATTGTCATTATTAAGATGcttagaggggcttccctagcggctcagtggtaaagaatctgcctgccaatgcaggaggtacaggttcgatccctggtccgggaagatcccacatgctgtgcaacaACTAAGCCTGTTGAGTGGCATTCAGTATATTCAcgctgttgtgcaaccatcatcattcatctccagaactcttcatcTTGTAAAAtcgaaaagtcaaagtgaaaatcactcagtcgtgtctgactctttgcgaccccgtggactgtagcctgccaggctcctctgtccatggagttctccaggtcagaatattggagtaggtagtcattccctcctccaggggatcttcccgacccaggaattgaaccagggtctcctgcattgcaggtggattctttaccagttgagctaccagggaagggtCCTGTAAAACTGAAACCCTGTCTCCATTAAACAGACTCCCCCTACCCAACCCTGATAATCCTCATCTTACTTTCCGTCCTCATGAAACTGACTCTAGAAATCTCAGGTAGGTGGAACTATATGGAATTGACTTTttgtgtctgatttatttcactcagcatattaTATCCCAGGTTCATCCATGGTGTAAAATGTGTCAAGATGTCttccctttttaaggctgaataatattctactgtgtagatggactacattttgtttatctggtcATTTGCTGATAGatgcttgggttgcttccacctttgggCTCTTGGCAACAGTGCTGTTGTGAATCCTgttcaagtctctgctttcatTCCTTTGTGGGTATACCCAAAGCGAAATTGGGTCATATTCCaattcccagaagtggaactggGTCATGTGATCATGCTGTTCAATGTGTGGGACCTGCCACAGTGTCTGCACCATCTAATCCTCCCCAGCAGTGCCCAGGGTTTCACATTCCCCACAAAGGATACTGCCTTTGATCATCCCAGGCTCACACTCATAATCCCACTCGATTTTACTAATTCGGCGATAAAGTTGAGCCACATACCTGTgcaagaagaccaaaaaaaaaaaaaacagagaaaagaagtcATTCCAGTGTCAACTCTAGCAAAGATCCATGGgctacagacacacatacacactcacagggACACACACTCACATCACATCTATGGACCTACACAGCTGAAGGGATGGTGACTGTCGTGTCCTCGTCGACTTCCTTCTCTTGTCTGTCAAGATCCGCCTCAATCTCCTTGAGCTCCTCCAGTTCTCTTGTGAGCTGAGTAAAGCAGGTAGTTAAGGACCCCTGGTTTTGGAGGCAGGGCTGCCCACATGCTCAcacctcacaacaaccctgtcgGCCCCGAGCCACTGGCTCTAGGTGTGTTTTCTAGCTTGAACAGGTGCCTCCAGGCGGGGCTGGGGTCCAACCATTCTGCACACGCAGGAAAGGATATAGGAGGTTGGCCTTCAGGCGGGTGTCCTCCTCGCTGGCCCTCTGAAGCTCAGCTTCAAGCTGCCGCAGCTCGACACCACCCTGATGTGCCTGCTCCTTCGCATCCAGGAGGCTCTGGGCCACCTCCTTCTCTGCAGTGAGGATCTCTGCAGGGTGGGGTGAAGTCTGGGCTCCTCAACTCGAGCTCCCCAGGAGAGCCCCAGAGCAGAGGGCAGCCTCAATGCCCCCATCTACACCCACTTCCATTTGTGGCTCCCAGACCCATCATCCTATTTGCAAATACCCACCAGAGTCCCACCTGGAATCTGACTCAGTGTATCCATTTCACCGAGTCACACCTGAATCCACCAGACGAAGAAACTCCAGTCCCTCCTCGTCCACTGAGTCTTAATGTATGACATCACTCTCCACCCCGTTGCCCAGACAGCAAGCCCAGGACTCACTCTTTGGATGCAGTTGGCCATCCATTCTGGCAGGGCCCCTCCTTCCTCGTGCAGGTCCTTCATCACTCCAGGACCACCCTGTCAGCCCCCCCACTTTGCTTTGGTTGCTCCTGTTGCCAGTCTGTACTGCTCTCTGCCTTCAGAGTGGCTGTGTCAGAGGCCGAATGCTAAggcactcctctgctcaaagacCTCCCAGGGCTCCCCCAGTGTCTCCAGGATAAGGTCCAGGGGCACCTTCGCCCTCCTTGCCAACCTccattctccttgcttttctcccGATCACGTGTTTTCCCTCTGTTCTGGCTTGCAAAGATGCTTCATTAATACGTGCAGACATGCCATATTTCCTCATGTGCTTTCCTGGGCCCCCGCCTGCCTGTCCTCAGGGATGCTCCCATTGGGCACACCCGTTCCCAGCCTGAGGACCTCGTGGATAATGCCCAACTCAGGCGGAATGGACACTGTCCTTTCCCTCCTGGGGCATGGCTGTGCTCCTAGGACAGCCTCATCACCCTGGCCTATTTATTTCTTGTCTCTCTTCTTCAAGGCACAAATTGTGTCTTCCAGTCGCTAGATATCAGCCAACACCTACTCAGAATAAACATATTTGGAACGGAACATCTGAAAAGATCAAAAACACCCTAAGAAGGTTATTGTGTTCCTTCTTATTGAGTCAGAGAAACCGGCCAACCCAGAGAAGACACAGATGACAGTGCTTCTCAGAGGGCCGGTGTTTGTTTACAAACTTAGATCAAGTTAATTTTTAATCAAAGCGCTACATGTCTATGGTTGTGAAAATTTAAACACACACTtgggcgtgcacacacacacactcctctctAAGCCTCTCCACCCTCTGAAGCAGCCACTTAAACTCCTCACTGTTTTCTCTGGCATCAGCcttcatatttctaaataatttgcTTATGCTGCTATTTCTTGACCTGTGTTAGACGGTGCCTGCTGACTTCCTGTCGGAGAGCTGGGGGTCTGGCTCTCTTACACAGCCTTCCCGCCCCTTCTCCAGGCACCGTCCGAACCACAGCCAAGTCTCCTGGATGTTCAGTCTAAGCCATCACTGCCTACATGTGTGCTGTGCCACAGGTAACCAGGGAGCCCTAACTCACTATGTTCTCTCATAACCCTCTGAGGGCGGCTTAGCCCTCCTTGCATTCGAGAGGCTATGAACAGAAGCTCAAAGAAGTGACTTGTCCACAAACTTAGCTCCAAAGTCGGGATCTGAACTGGATCCTTTGTTCTGGCCATGCtgggcagcctgtgggatctcagttcctcgaccaggaattgaacccaagcccctgcaggggaagcatgggtcttaaccactggactgccaccaaggaagaccctgAACTGGATTCTTTGATCAAACCCCAGCACCCTAGAATGCTGACTCTTCTCTCCTTGCCCCAAATCCATCCATTCTGCTGAAACCCAGGCAGGTTATGTTGATCTTCTCCCCAACCACCCATGGAAGTAGAGTTAATGGAAtgggagaggagaaaaggaaggaggaggaggaggaaagagcagaaGACCTGGCCCAGGACATCCATCATGCTTAGTAGTTGTtgttttaattgctaagtcatgtctgactcttatacgaccccatggactgtagcccactaggctcctctgtccaagggatttcccaggcaagaatactggagcgggttgcaatttccttctccaggggatcttctcgacccaaggattgaaccccagtctcctgcattggaaggcagattccaaCATGCTTAGAACCAACATCCAAACTCCTCCTGGGGGCTAGCAGGCTCTGGCTACTGCTGACCTCATCCACCtctttctcctgggtctccaggctCATTCTCACCTCATGACCTTGTCCCTGAGAGTCCCCTCTGCCAGGATCACTCCTCCCCCCAGGCATCCTATGGTTAGCTCCCAGCTCATTCAAGTCTCAACCCAAACGGCACTCCCTCATAAAGTGTAATTGTCAAAACGCATTACAAATCCCTGGCACTGAAACCACAGTGGAAAACTAGATgacatttcctcaaaaaaaattaaatatcaaattaTCATCTGACCCAGCATTTCCACTTCTGggaaaatacaaaaacagaattgaaagcaaggACTCAGAGAGATTATTTTGTACCCtcctgttcatagcagcattattcacaatagccaagatgtgggagcaacccaagtgtccagtgataaatggataaacaaaatatagcGTATCCATACAATGGCATActggagatgatggtggtgatggttacacaacaatgtgaaaGTGCTTATGCCGTTGAACCggacacttaaaaatagttaaaatggtaaaccTTACATTACGTCAATtttaccacaagaaaaaaaaagcttgaagcctttaaaaaaacaaaaaaaccctgatgctgagaaaagctGCAACATGGGCAGCCCCCACCTCCAACCCTTTCAAGGGCACAGTGCTATGCAAGCGTGATTTCTGTGAATTTCACTTTGAGTCATCAAAGAGGTGCTTCAGCAGCCCcaattcacagatgaggaaactgaggcttgaaagGGAAGCCACTGGACTGAGACCACAGGGCTCATGAGTTAAGGGCTGAAATCCTTAGCCCATCACCTCCTGAcaaattcatttttcttgtttatcCTCTCCCTCACCCCGCTAGAGTATCAGCAGCCCCTGCACCCCAGGGATTGTGTTTGCTCTATTCCCTGCTGTCACCCCAGGGCTGGCACTATGCCTGtgcacagcaggtgctcagtaaaacaTCTGAACAAACTCAACAGGAAGATGTGGATTATTTATTGTTAAAACCAACTTATAGGAAAAAGAGGCACTGCAAGGTTAAGTAAGTCACCTCAAATTTCACAGCTGGGAAGTGGGAATGCTGGGATTCAAACCCGGTGTTTTGACACTTGAGTTTCAATTCAAACCCTGAGTACCTCAGCTCCTGCTCACAGAGCGGCAGAGCCTGCAAACTCATATATTCACCACTAAAccccctgggtggctcagatggtaaagaatccgcttgcaatgcaggaggcctgggttcgatccctggattgggaagatcccctggaggagggtatggcaacccactccaatattcttgcctggagaatccccatggacagaggaacctggcgaactacagtccatgggtgtcgcaaagagtcggacactactgagcgactaacacacaaccCCCCGCTGCTATCCTGAAGCCCATTTCATGggtggggaaacagaggctcagagggtaCAAGGCTCACCTGCACGGGGAAATGGATTAGGGGAAGGGACACCCAGAAGGGAGGTTCGTGACTGACTTGGCCACCGCTCCCATTACACGGGTCCCGGCTGGCCCTCGCCCCGCCCGCCCAGGTCCTCACCTCGCAGCCACTTCTCGGCGCTGTCTTGCGTCTCCAGCAGCCGCTCCACCATCTGCTCGTGGCGCCCCAGCAGCCGCCGCTGCTGCGCCTCCGCGCGATTGGCACCCAGCAGGCTCAGCAGCCCCTGGCTCACCTCCTCCATGTCGCGGAAGGCCGCCATGACTACTTTAGAACCAATCCCGCGCAAATTTAACTGTCCCTTGAGCCCCGCCCCCCCTCCCGGAGAGACCCGTTTCCATTGGGTTGATCCCACGTCAGTCATCAGCGAATGTGGGCGGCTGCTTCGAGTCGGACAAGTGCGCCTGCGCCAGCTCGTCTGTCAGTCCTTGACGAAGGCCAGTCTGCGCAGGGAGGGCGTGCCTCCGCAGTCCCTGATGCGCCTGTGCAGGCTGGAGAGCAGCAGCACGAGCTTCAAACTTTCCTTAGCAAATTCAGTGCCTGCTACTTCCAGGTTGGGGTTCTAGGGGCTAAGCTGATAACTGCATCACGTGGAACCGACGTTCTGCGGTGTGTGCATGGGATACTCACAATAAGCATAAATAAGTAAAGTCTATAAGAAGCTGCAGAGCAAAATGGAGTCTGCAACCAGATTTATTGGGTTTCAACCCCAGATTTGCCACTTATTGACTGTTTTACTGGGCTTacgtggtgactcagtggtaatgaatccgtctgctaaggcaggagacccgggtaccacccctgcgtcgggaagatcctgtggaggaggaaatggcaacccactccagtattcttgcctgggaaatcccatggacagaggagcctgaggggacaacagtccaaagggtggcaaagagtcggacttagcCCCTAAACAGCAACAAGCTGTGTTACCCCAGGCAAATTGCTTCATCCCTCTGCTCTTCACGTTCCTCTTCAGCAAAATGAGGGTCATCATAGTGTCTACTTTAAGAGTTGGCTTGGGAATAAATTatcctatctacaaaacagaaatggacttgtggttgccaagggggaggaggaagggaaagagatggactgggagtttggggttagcaggtcTTCCGTGATGGttaagcaggtaaagaatccacctgcaatacaggagactcaggagatatggattcgattcttggctggggaagatcccctggagaaggaaatagcaacccactccagtattcttgcctggaaaatcccatggacagaggagcctcatggctacagtctaaagggtcgcaaagagtcggacatgacggaaaaCTAAGCACTCACTGActcagatgcaaactattacatcttaatagaaaaaaatatttaaaaatatattatatatgtgtgtatgtaaaactgtcactttgctgtactgcaaaattagcacaacattgtaaatcaactatacctcaataaataaaAGAGTTGGCATGAGGGTTAAATAAGGTCAGTGCCTGGTATTCAGTCTGTGCTGTCCAGGTGTtactgcttccttggtggctcagttggtaaacaattgtcttcctgcaatgcaggagacatgcgtttgatccctgggttgggaagattcgctggagaagaaatggcagcccactccagtattcttgcctggaaaccccgtggacagaggagcctggtgggctacagtccatggagtcacaaagagtgagcaCACGACTCActcacatgactgagcacacagcatttAAGGTCCCATATCAGTCGATTCTGAGTGAACTAAAAGGGATTACTATTTAGGTGCTAAGTAAAACAAATAGAAAGCTAGTGGTTGAGGTATCCAGCTCTTACTGAACACCGTG is a window of Muntiacus reevesi chromosome 1, mMunRee1.1, whole genome shotgun sequence DNA encoding:
- the SPC24 gene encoding kinetochore protein Spc24, with product MAAFRDMEEVSQGLLSLLGANRAEAQQRRLLGRHEQMVERLLETQDSAEKWLREILTAEKEVAQSLLDAKEQAHQGGVELRQLEAELQRASEEDTRLKANLLQLTRELEELKEIEADLDRQEKEVDEDTTVTIPSAVYVAQLYRRISKIEWDYECEPGMIKGIHHGPSVAQPIHLDSTQLSKKFISDYLWNLVDTEW